TCGATGTGGGTGAAGGTGCCGATGCCGTGGTGGCCGGTGGCGACGACTGCTTCGTGGCTGAAGTGGCCGTGATAGTCGCCAGCCATCAGGGCGTCGATGGTGGCGAATTGGGTGATACGGTCGCCAGCATAGGCCAGCGGAAGCAGGAACAGGGGCAGGAGCGAGCGGAACATAAAGGGGAGTGCGTCAGGCAGGAGGCGGATCGCTGGGGCGGCGCGACCACCAGGCGGCGAGGGCCGGGCCGCTGAGGTTGTGCCAGGCGGAGAACAGCGCGGCAGGCACGGCGGCAGCGGGAGAAAAATGAGCGACGGCCAGCGCGGTGGCGAGCCCGGAGTTTTGCATCCCCACCTCGATGGCGAGTGCGCGGCGTTGGGCGGGGCCAAGCTTGCCCAGCCGCCCCGTCAGGTAGCCGAAGGCGAGGCCCAGGCCGTTGTGCAGCGCCACGCCGAGCAGCACGAGCAGGCCCACCGCATGGATGGCGTCGGCCGCCTTGCCGACGACGGCCCCGACCACCAGCACGATGATGGCGACCGAAAAGAGCGGTAGCACGAGGGTCAGCCGCGCCATGAGCGGGGCGGCAAAGCGGCGGGCCAGCAGGCCGAGCGCGACCGGCGCCACCACGATCTGCACGATGGAGAGAAAGAGCGCGCCGCCGTCGATCTGCATCCAGTGCCCGCCC
The sequence above is drawn from the Verrucomicrobiota bacterium JB022 genome and encodes:
- a CDS encoding bile acid:sodium symporter family protein, which codes for MRFFQRLSTFLTLSFPLWALLFAVIGYNQPTAFAFVLPHLSLALGLIMFGMGATLTVEDLRRVAQRPREVALGVAAQFTIMPLLAYGIARGLGFEPDLAIGFLLLGCCPGGTASNVIAYLARADVALSVSMTTVATLCAPLLTPLIIWALGGHWMQIDGGALFLSIVQIVVAPVALGLLARRFAAPLMARLTLVLPLFSVAIIVLVVGAVVGKAADAIHAVGLLVLLGVALHNGLGLAFGYLTGRLGKLGPAQRRALAIEVGMQNSGLATALAVAHFSPAAAVPAALFSAWHNLSGPALAAWWSRRPSDPPPA